In bacterium, the genomic stretch CAGTAGCGATGGCCGGTTCGATGGGCCTGTGGAATATCGGAGCCGAAGGCCAGATGATGGCCGGTGCCACCATCGCCGCGGGCGTGGCCATGGGGGCTGACGGACTGCCCGGCCCATTACTGATCGGGTTGATGGTGGTGTGCGGCGTTGCCGGAGGCATGGTGCTGATGCTCGGTCCGGCGTTGGCCCGCTCGCATTTGGGGGTGAGCGAGATAATCACCACGCTGATGCTGGTTTATGTGGCCATCCGGGTGGTGGAGTGGCTGGAAACCGGTCCGTGGAAAGATCCCGAGGCCTCCGGGTTCGCAGTGATCGAGCCGGTGCCAGAGCAGGCGTCGCTTCCGGGGTTGTTCGGCCGGGCCCATATCGGAACGCTCATCGCATTGGGATTGCTGCTGGTGTTCTCGCTGGCGGTTTCCCGCACCGCGTGGGGCTATGAGCTGCGCTTGGCCGGATCTTCGCCCAACACGGCCCGCTATGCCGGGATCTCCTTGCGCCGCAAGGTGCTGACTGCGCTGCTGCTGTCGGGCGGCATCGCTGGATTGGCCGGGGCGGTGCAGCTCACCGGCTCGGCCACCCGGCTGGAATCAGGGTTGTCCAACGGCTACGGCTTCGCCGGAATCATCGTGGCCGCACTGGCCCTCATGCGCCCCTCGGGGGTGGCGGTGGTGGCATTTGTGTTCGGAGCCGTGCAAGTGGGCGGGCAGAGCATCCAGACCCTAGGAGTGAGCTCGGCCATCTCCGACATCTTGCAGGCCATGATCCTGTTCGGGGCACTGGTGGCCGCAGTCTTCTTCAACTATCGAATCCGCTGGACAGGGCCGACGGGACAGGCATCATCAGACGATGACAAGGCCGAGGCTGGCGGCGACGCCTTGGCCACGGACGGCGCCTGATGTCTGAGGCGGCCCTGGTCGGGTTGTTTGTGGCCACTGTGCAGTTCGCCACGCTGGTGTTCTTGGCGGCGCTGGGCGAGTTGATCGCGGAGCGGGCCGGCGTGCTCAACCTCGGGGTCGAGGGCATGATGGCTATGGGCGCGGTGAGCGGGTTCATGGTCGGTTTGGAAACCGGCAGCCCGTGGGCGGCGTTCTTTGTCGCCGCCGCAGTCGGCGCTCTGGTGGGCGGATTCCACGCCCTGGTGAGCGTGGTGCTGGGCGCCGATCAAGTGGTATCGGGTTTGGCTCTCACCATCGGTGGTTTGGGCTTGGCCGCGTATGTGGGTCGAAACGTAGTGGGAGAGCGTCCCGAGACGTTGTTCACCGATCTGGGCATTGCCGGGCTGGCCGACATCCGCTGGTTCGGCGACATCTTCTTCAACCAGCCCCCC encodes the following:
- a CDS encoding ABC transporter permease; translated protein: MMRPVLVRRDRVVPATQAVAFVVGIAAALLLGLILLWTSGHNPAEVYERMFDAAFMGTDSLARTLERATPLALTGLAVAMAGSMGLWNIGAEGQMMAGATIAAGVAMGADGLPGPLLIGLMVVCGVAGGMVLMLGPALARSHLGVSEIITTLMLVYVAIRVVEWLETGPWKDPEASGFAVIEPVPEQASLPGLFGRAHIGTLIALGLLLVFSLAVSRTAWGYELRLAGSSPNTARYAGISLRRKVLTALLLSGGIAGLAGAVQLTGSATRLESGLSNGYGFAGIIVAALALMRPSGVAVVAFVFGAVQVGGQSIQTLGVSSAISDILQAMILFGALVAAVFFNYRIRWTGPTGQASSDDDKAEAGGDALATDGA